The Doryrhamphus excisus isolate RoL2022-K1 chromosome 1, RoL_Dexc_1.0, whole genome shotgun sequence genome includes a window with the following:
- the cep170bb gene encoding centrosomal protein of 170 kDa protein B isoform X1, with protein MSVTSWFLVSSSGTRHRLPKEMIFVGREDCELMLQSRSVDKQHAVINYNATTDEHLVKDLGSLNGTFVNDLRIPDQTYMTLKVSDIIRFGYDSHVYLLEKSQHKVPEEALKHEKYTSQLQMSIKRAELEEGTKAEKNPSTKSLTQGMESDEKCQCSVTSCFTSLPFSYATEAPPPRPTPLYGQPSWWGEEDYGSPAESRDEPHPEMQKESSSVDFPGSLSDPPSKTLIPSYQREANYFEIPTKDLQLPKAVEAELQEIPTKDTDTPPAPPPSETPPVVQSHASFTIEFDDCSPGKIKIKDHVTKFSSRQRKTLPPAKMRAASATPAEVMSSESKVADWLVHSDVSMMRRHPTCDDVYSTKSDLAINIKMLKGHHHDDGTQSDSEDPVLKGRSGKSQHSVDSRYSVQLEPSPALEPPLRPSPPRPRSPATDPPKPPEHLSQQAFIIEFFDDNPRKKRSQSFTHNPAHTDSYSTLKAKLERRKGGERPASVHGHVPPTQQTSAPFKGHAHAGPQRSSSLKREKGEAESASSTSTSRSTSAIFVRPFGSVGKKSALAQEFAVELLKDACQQDSYLAGDIISSPPMSAPPVMVTPPLPPSPKEPSAPPTVANTAHTALPPTFTKAASLASDGLSRISPPRPSSGAVLPPLGGDPKGCQRLLRNEEDDSVSEAGTYTIDTDAQDQEVEDARSMIDQVFGILDSPEYGGLTPGTFRPVIDEDQDDHANIASAAEMLHDLGGPLQIPAAGLEGPKWVSRWASLADGYVLPASTPPRQSQEDLQILSQQAEGCSLENPESSESNRSSRMRRRLPQVPPEKFNGATTNLLIRRDGDHVDRSPLGNLSVQDEVDPDSLSDASRSEDTPVSKQTNKDQFSSRFSSCSGQEKLSPSTKPTIFYIGSGENPTKPDPARFPVQCERSADPHVKSPPTTILIRHLSSHEGQRGGIKPNSSAPNLQTQDKDSVPTKDSWSLARQESFTKDGPTDCIKKLPHISSHPSIRDMEQRKFMDMEAFLQETRSPGSGQSSKRGGSSSHVDDSLSGESDVDTASTVSQVSSKNASAGSALKKRPKANEQKQTTSSSQEKGRKITARERLSEKRRNQTAVNATSKAEAAKRLQMRRSSGNRGSLDLSEGQQASDQEFQTSNRSKKLVHQPQKDDPGKMPKSSNVQVLTRSNSLSAPRPTRASMLRRARLGEASDNEGTETDRASQSSDHAVAGPKASQEVKKLSRLDILALPRKRTGSFTAPSNNETSSMNRPSFSGRSTDATLATRKSSAGDTRQPLSKVGVPGKNSSNRSSGTKYSNSGVHSNVSSSSDEDYKSSATSQKTKRSTQTPRSSRTAPGRSKSVSLETEEDEDRSDPYQNWSTHSAEIAKLSHDLAKDLAILAKEIHDVAGDGDPNGASGDLTAASPGSRPDTSAMSAREEVGRNVTYPKLTEFKIPTFTSVLSFQLVQVIPDAALNFPKLPTGSASVPELDANMNEAPQSLSPLSQLSHAIRDNTEQLAAKIKVVFHNKADVLEEMDKKMDADKELPVLKGSSQEITSIVTELRRVQRQLEVINWVVDPAGNLQSRGQIPRTTSKEKKAASKQNGVSQKATRHMP; from the exons ATGAGCGTGACGTCATGGTTCCTGGTCAGCAGCTCTGGCACTCGCCACCGCCTCCCCAAGGAGATGATCTTTGTGGGCCGGGAGGACTGCGAGCTGATGCTGCAG TCTCGTAGCGTGGACAAACAGCACGCCGTCATCAACTACAACGCCACGACCGACGAGCACCTGGTCAAGGACTTGGGCAGCTTGAACGGG ACGTTTGTCAACGACCTGCGGATTCCCGATCAGACGTACATGACGCTCAAGGTCTCCGACATCATCCGCTTCGGATACG ATTCTCACGTCTACCTTCTGGAGAAGAGTCAACACAAGGTCCCTGAAGAAGCTCTCAAG CATGAGAAGTACACCAGCCAGCTGCAGATGAGCATCAAGAGGGCGGAGCTAGAGGAAGGCACCAAGGCGGAGAAGAACCCGAGTACCAAGAGTCTGACTCAGGGTATGGAATCTGATGAGAAGTGTCAATgcagtgtcacttcctgtttcacatCCCTCCCCTTCTCGTATGCGACAGAGGCTCCGCCCCCCCGGCCCACACCCCTCTACGGGCAGCCGTCCTGGTGGGGAGAGGAGGATTATGGGAGTCCAGCTGAGAGCAGAGATGAACCTCATCCAG AGATGCAGAAGGAATCTTCCTCGGTGGATTTTCCCGGAAGTCTCTCGGATCCGCCAAGCAAGACCCTTATCCCGTCGTATCAGCGTGAGGCCAACTACTTCGAGATCCCCACCAAGGACTTGCAGCTTCCTAAGGCCGTGGAGGCGGAGCTGCAAGAAATCCCCACCAAGGACACAGACACGCCCCCTGCTCCGCCTCCCAGCGAGACGCCGCCTGTGGTTCAGAGCCACGCCTCCTTCACCATCGAGTTTGATGACTGCAGTCCCGGCAAGATCAAGATTAAAGATCATGTGACTAAGTTCTCCTCCCGCCAGAGGAAGACTTTGCCCCCCGCAAAGATGCGGGCCGCAAGCGCTACACCCgcggaagtgatgtcatcagagAGCAAGGTGGCGGATTGGCTGGTGCACAGCGACGTCAGCATGATGAGGCGCCACCCGACGTGCGACGACGTTTACAGCACCAAGAGCGACCTCGCCATCAACATCAAGATGCTCAAAG GTCATCACCATGACGACGGAACTCAGAGCGACTCCGAGGACCCGGTGCTCAAAGGACGTAGCGGTAAATCCCAGCACTCCGTCGACTCCCGCTACTCCGTCCAACTTGAACCATCCCCGGCGCTGGAGCCGCCGCTGCGCCCCAGCCcccctcggccccggtcccctGCCACCGACCCACCAAAGCCCCCGGAGCACCTCAGCCAGCAGGCCTTCATTATCGAGTTCTTTGATGACAACCCACGCAAGAAACGCTCACAGTCTTTCACTCACAACCCCGCCCACACGGACTCGTACTCCACCCTGAAGGCCAAGCTGGAGCGGCGCAAAGGGGGGGAGAGGCCGGCGTCGGTGCACGGCCACGTGCCCCCGACCCAGCAGACCTCGGCCCCCTTCAAGGGTCACGCCCACGCAGGGCCCCAGAGATCCAGCTCTCTGAAGAGGGAAAAGGGAGAGGCGGAATCGGCTTCGTCCACTTCCACCTCTCGCTCTacgtcggccatctttgttcGACCTTTCGGCAGCGTTGGGAAAAAGTCAGCGCTCGCTCAGGAGTTTGCTGTGGAATTGTTGAAGGACGCTTGTCAACAGGACTCCTACCTCGCCGGGGACATCATCTCATCTCCGCCCATGTCTGCACCGCCAGTGATGGTgacgcctcctcttcctccttcgcCCAAAGAACCATCAGCCCCGCCCACAGTGGCCAACACTGCCCACACCGCTTTGCCTCCGACGTTCACAAAAGCCGCCTCCCTCGCTTCTGACGGCCTCAGCAGGATCAGCCCCCCCCGACCTTCCTCTGGCGCCGTGCTTCCGCCCCTTGGGGGAGACCCCAAAGGCTGTCAGAGGTTGCTGAGGAACGAGGAGGACGACAGCGTCAGCGAGGCCGGCACCTACACCATCGACACCGACGCCCAAGACCAGGAGGTGGAAGACGCTCGCAGCATGATTGATCAG GTCTTTGGGATCCTTGACTCGCCCGAGTATGGCGGGCTGACCCCGGGAACATTCAGACCTGTGATAGATGAAGACCAGGACgaccatgctaacattgctagcgCTGCAGAAATGCTGCATGACTTGGGTGGCCCATTACAG ATTCCCGCTGCTGGTCTGGAAGGACCAAAGTGGGTTTCCCGTTGGGCTAGTCTAGCAGACGGCTACGTTCTACCTGCTTCCACACCTCCAAGGCAAAGTCAAGAAG ACTTGCAGATCCTCAGTCAGCAAGCGGAAGGTTGCAGCTTGGAGAACCCGGAATCCTCAGAGTCCAACCGCAGCTCTCGGATGAGAAGGCGACTGCCTCAAGTTCCTCCAGAAAAGTTCAATGGCGCCACCACCAACCTCCTTATTCGTCGAGATGGAGACCATGTGGACAGAAGTCCTCTGGGAAACTTGTCCGTCCAGGATGAAGTGGATCCCGACAGTCTGAGTGACGCCAGTCGCTCCGAGGACACTCCCGTTTcgaagcaaacaaacaaagatcAGTTCAGTTCTAGGTTCAGTTCTTGCTCAGGTCAAGAGAAACTGTCCCCGTCCACAAAACCCACCATCTTCTATATTGGTTCTGGAGAAAATCCAACCAAACCCGACCCAGCTAGATTCCCAGTGCAGTGTGAGAGGTCCGCAGACCCCCACGTGAAAAGTCCCCCAACCACCATACTGATCCGACACCTCAGCAGCCATGAAGGCCAAAGAGGGGGCATCAAACCAAACAGTTCTGCGCCAAACCTCCAAACACAGGACAAGGATTCTGTTCCCACAAAGGACTCCTGGTCCCTCGCACGTCAGGAGAGTTTCACCAAAGACGGACCGACCGACTGCATCAAGAAACTTCCACACATTTCCAGTCACCCGTCCATCCGAGACATGGAACAGAGGAAGTTCATGGACATGGAGGCCTTTCTTCAGGAGACCAGATCTCCTGGCTCCGGGCAGAGCTCCAAGAGAGGTGGCTCGTCCAGCCATGTGGATGATTCGCTTTCTGGCGAGTCCGATGTGGACACGGCAAGCACTGTGAGCCAGGTCAGTAGTAAAAATGCGTCCGCCGGTTCAGCTTTGAAGAAACGCCCCAAAGCCAATGAGCAAAAACAAACGACGTCCTCAAGCCAGGAAAAGGGACGGAAGATCACCGCCCGTGAGCGACTTTCGGAGAAACGGCGAAACCAGACGGCGGTTAATGCTACCAGCAAAGCGGAAGCAGCAAAGCGCTTGCAGATGCGGCGCAGTTCCGGAAACCGTGGATCACTAGATCTGTCCGAGGGCCAGCAGGCTTCTGACCAGGAATTCCAAACATCTAATCGGAGTAAAAAGCTTGTCCACCAACCTCAGAAAGACGACCCCGGAAAGATGCCCAAATCATCAAATGTCCAGGTTCTTACTCGCTCCAACAGCCTCTCCGCGCCGCGTCCCACACGAGCATCGATGTTGCGTCGAGCACGCTTGGGAGAAGCCTCGGACAATGAAGGTACGGAGACGGACAGGGCCTCTCAAAGTTCTGACCATGCTGTTGCTGGACCTAAAGCATCCCAGGAGGTGAAAAAACTGTCCAGACTGGACATTTTGGCGCTTCCGAGGAAGAGGACGGGTTCTTTTACGGCTCCGAGCAACAATGAGACCTCCTCCATGAACCGGCCTAGTTTCTCCGGCCGGAGCACTGACGCCACTCTTGCCACCAGGAAGTCCTCAGCGGGCGACACCCGCCAGCCTTTGAGCAAAGTCGGCGTTCCAGGGAAGAACTCATCCAACCGTTCCAGTGGAACCAAGTACTCCAACAGTG gggTCCATTCCAATGTCTCCTCTTCATCTGACGAAGACTACAAGAGCAGCGCTACTTCCCAGAAAACTAAACGCTCCACGCAGACGCCTCGAAGCAGCAGGACAGCCCCCGGCCGCTCCAAGTCCGTCTCCCTGGAGACAGAAGAGGATGAGGACCGGAGCGACCCGTACCAGAACTGGTCCACTCACAGTGCAGAGATTGCCAA GCTCAGCCATGACCTGGCTAAAGACTTGGCCATTTTGGCCAAAGAAATCCACGACGTGGCCGGAGATGGAGACCCAAACGGCGCCTCCGGGGACCTGACGGCCGCTTCGCCCGGCTCACGTCCTGACACGTCAGCCATGTCTGCCAGGGAGGAGGTGGGACGCAACGTAACGTATCCAAAATTGACAGAATTCAAAATTCCCACATTCACATCTGTGTTGTCTTTCCAGCTGGTCCAAGTTATCCCGGACGCCGCTTTAAATTTTCCTAAGCTGCCAACGGGTTCCGCTTCTGTGCCGGAACTGGACGCAAACATGAACGAG GCCCCACAGAGTTTGAGTCCGCTGTCGCAACTGTCGCACGCCATCCGGGACAACACCGAGCAACTGGCCGCCAAAATCAA GGTGGTCTTCCACAACAAAGCGGATGTGTTGGAGGAGATGGACAAGAAGATGGATGCTGACAAGGAACTTCCCGTCCTAAAAGGCTCCAGTCAG GAGATCACATCCATCGTGACGGAACTCAGAAGAGTCCAAAGGCAGCTGGAAG TCATCAACTGGGTTGTGGATCCGGCCGGGAATCTCCAGTCCCGCGGTCAAATCCCTCGGACGAcatcaaaggaaaaaaaagctgccAGCAAACAAAATGGCGTCTCTCAGAAAGCAACACGTCACATGCCGTGA
- the cep170bb gene encoding centrosomal protein of 170 kDa protein B isoform X2 has translation MSVTSWFLVSSSGTRHRLPKEMIFVGREDCELMLQSRSVDKQHAVINYNATTDEHLVKDLGSLNGTFVNDLRIPDQTYMTLKVSDIIRFGYDSHVYLLEKSQHKVPEEALKHEKYTSQLQMSIKRAELEEGTKAEKNPSTKSLTQGMESDEKCQCSVTSCFTSLPFSYATEAPPPRPTPLYGQPSWWGEEDYGSPAESRDEPHPEMQKESSSVDFPGSLSDPPSKTLIPSYQREANYFEIPTKDLQLPKAVEAELQEIPTKDTDTPPAPPPSETPPVVQSHASFTIEFDDCSPGKIKIKDHVTKFSSRQRKTLPPAKMRAASATPAEVMSSESKVADWLVHSDVSMMRRHPTCDDVYSTKSDLAINIKMLKGHHHDDGTQSDSEDPVLKGRSGKSQHSVDSRYSVQLEPSPALEPPLRPSPPRPRSPATDPPKPPEHLSQQAFIIEFFDDNPRKKRSQSFTHNPAHTDSYSTLKAKLERRKGGERPASVHGHVPPTQQTSAPFKGHAHAGPQRSSSLKREKGEAESASSTSTSRSTSAIFVRPFGSVGKKSALAQEFAVELLKDACQQDSYLAGDIISSPPMSAPPVMVTPPLPPSPKEPSAPPTVANTAHTALPPTFTKAASLASDGLSRISPPRPSSGAVLPPLGGDPKGCQRLLRNEEDDSVSEAGTYTIDTDAQDQEVFGILDSPEYGGLTPGTFRPVIDEDQDDHANIASAAEMLHDLGGPLQIPAAGLEGPKWVSRWASLADGYVLPASTPPRQSQEDLQILSQQAEGCSLENPESSESNRSSRMRRRLPQVPPEKFNGATTNLLIRRDGDHVDRSPLGNLSVQDEVDPDSLSDASRSEDTPVSKQTNKDQFSSRFSSCSGQEKLSPSTKPTIFYIGSGENPTKPDPARFPVQCERSADPHVKSPPTTILIRHLSSHEGQRGGIKPNSSAPNLQTQDKDSVPTKDSWSLARQESFTKDGPTDCIKKLPHISSHPSIRDMEQRKFMDMEAFLQETRSPGSGQSSKRGGSSSHVDDSLSGESDVDTASTVSQVSSKNASAGSALKKRPKANEQKQTTSSSQEKGRKITARERLSEKRRNQTAVNATSKAEAAKRLQMRRSSGNRGSLDLSEGQQASDQEFQTSNRSKKLVHQPQKDDPGKMPKSSNVQVLTRSNSLSAPRPTRASMLRRARLGEASDNEGTETDRASQSSDHAVAGPKASQEVKKLSRLDILALPRKRTGSFTAPSNNETSSMNRPSFSGRSTDATLATRKSSAGDTRQPLSKVGVPGKNSSNRSSGTKYSNSGVHSNVSSSSDEDYKSSATSQKTKRSTQTPRSSRTAPGRSKSVSLETEEDEDRSDPYQNWSTHSAEIAKLSHDLAKDLAILAKEIHDVAGDGDPNGASGDLTAASPGSRPDTSAMSAREEVGRNVTYPKLTEFKIPTFTSVLSFQLVQVIPDAALNFPKLPTGSASVPELDANMNEAPQSLSPLSQLSHAIRDNTEQLAAKIKVVFHNKADVLEEMDKKMDADKELPVLKGSSQEITSIVTELRRVQRQLEVINWVVDPAGNLQSRGQIPRTTSKEKKAASKQNGVSQKATRHMP, from the exons ATGAGCGTGACGTCATGGTTCCTGGTCAGCAGCTCTGGCACTCGCCACCGCCTCCCCAAGGAGATGATCTTTGTGGGCCGGGAGGACTGCGAGCTGATGCTGCAG TCTCGTAGCGTGGACAAACAGCACGCCGTCATCAACTACAACGCCACGACCGACGAGCACCTGGTCAAGGACTTGGGCAGCTTGAACGGG ACGTTTGTCAACGACCTGCGGATTCCCGATCAGACGTACATGACGCTCAAGGTCTCCGACATCATCCGCTTCGGATACG ATTCTCACGTCTACCTTCTGGAGAAGAGTCAACACAAGGTCCCTGAAGAAGCTCTCAAG CATGAGAAGTACACCAGCCAGCTGCAGATGAGCATCAAGAGGGCGGAGCTAGAGGAAGGCACCAAGGCGGAGAAGAACCCGAGTACCAAGAGTCTGACTCAGGGTATGGAATCTGATGAGAAGTGTCAATgcagtgtcacttcctgtttcacatCCCTCCCCTTCTCGTATGCGACAGAGGCTCCGCCCCCCCGGCCCACACCCCTCTACGGGCAGCCGTCCTGGTGGGGAGAGGAGGATTATGGGAGTCCAGCTGAGAGCAGAGATGAACCTCATCCAG AGATGCAGAAGGAATCTTCCTCGGTGGATTTTCCCGGAAGTCTCTCGGATCCGCCAAGCAAGACCCTTATCCCGTCGTATCAGCGTGAGGCCAACTACTTCGAGATCCCCACCAAGGACTTGCAGCTTCCTAAGGCCGTGGAGGCGGAGCTGCAAGAAATCCCCACCAAGGACACAGACACGCCCCCTGCTCCGCCTCCCAGCGAGACGCCGCCTGTGGTTCAGAGCCACGCCTCCTTCACCATCGAGTTTGATGACTGCAGTCCCGGCAAGATCAAGATTAAAGATCATGTGACTAAGTTCTCCTCCCGCCAGAGGAAGACTTTGCCCCCCGCAAAGATGCGGGCCGCAAGCGCTACACCCgcggaagtgatgtcatcagagAGCAAGGTGGCGGATTGGCTGGTGCACAGCGACGTCAGCATGATGAGGCGCCACCCGACGTGCGACGACGTTTACAGCACCAAGAGCGACCTCGCCATCAACATCAAGATGCTCAAAG GTCATCACCATGACGACGGAACTCAGAGCGACTCCGAGGACCCGGTGCTCAAAGGACGTAGCGGTAAATCCCAGCACTCCGTCGACTCCCGCTACTCCGTCCAACTTGAACCATCCCCGGCGCTGGAGCCGCCGCTGCGCCCCAGCCcccctcggccccggtcccctGCCACCGACCCACCAAAGCCCCCGGAGCACCTCAGCCAGCAGGCCTTCATTATCGAGTTCTTTGATGACAACCCACGCAAGAAACGCTCACAGTCTTTCACTCACAACCCCGCCCACACGGACTCGTACTCCACCCTGAAGGCCAAGCTGGAGCGGCGCAAAGGGGGGGAGAGGCCGGCGTCGGTGCACGGCCACGTGCCCCCGACCCAGCAGACCTCGGCCCCCTTCAAGGGTCACGCCCACGCAGGGCCCCAGAGATCCAGCTCTCTGAAGAGGGAAAAGGGAGAGGCGGAATCGGCTTCGTCCACTTCCACCTCTCGCTCTacgtcggccatctttgttcGACCTTTCGGCAGCGTTGGGAAAAAGTCAGCGCTCGCTCAGGAGTTTGCTGTGGAATTGTTGAAGGACGCTTGTCAACAGGACTCCTACCTCGCCGGGGACATCATCTCATCTCCGCCCATGTCTGCACCGCCAGTGATGGTgacgcctcctcttcctccttcgcCCAAAGAACCATCAGCCCCGCCCACAGTGGCCAACACTGCCCACACCGCTTTGCCTCCGACGTTCACAAAAGCCGCCTCCCTCGCTTCTGACGGCCTCAGCAGGATCAGCCCCCCCCGACCTTCCTCTGGCGCCGTGCTTCCGCCCCTTGGGGGAGACCCCAAAGGCTGTCAGAGGTTGCTGAGGAACGAGGAGGACGACAGCGTCAGCGAGGCCGGCACCTACACCATCGACACCGACGCCCAAGACCAGGAG GTCTTTGGGATCCTTGACTCGCCCGAGTATGGCGGGCTGACCCCGGGAACATTCAGACCTGTGATAGATGAAGACCAGGACgaccatgctaacattgctagcgCTGCAGAAATGCTGCATGACTTGGGTGGCCCATTACAG ATTCCCGCTGCTGGTCTGGAAGGACCAAAGTGGGTTTCCCGTTGGGCTAGTCTAGCAGACGGCTACGTTCTACCTGCTTCCACACCTCCAAGGCAAAGTCAAGAAG ACTTGCAGATCCTCAGTCAGCAAGCGGAAGGTTGCAGCTTGGAGAACCCGGAATCCTCAGAGTCCAACCGCAGCTCTCGGATGAGAAGGCGACTGCCTCAAGTTCCTCCAGAAAAGTTCAATGGCGCCACCACCAACCTCCTTATTCGTCGAGATGGAGACCATGTGGACAGAAGTCCTCTGGGAAACTTGTCCGTCCAGGATGAAGTGGATCCCGACAGTCTGAGTGACGCCAGTCGCTCCGAGGACACTCCCGTTTcgaagcaaacaaacaaagatcAGTTCAGTTCTAGGTTCAGTTCTTGCTCAGGTCAAGAGAAACTGTCCCCGTCCACAAAACCCACCATCTTCTATATTGGTTCTGGAGAAAATCCAACCAAACCCGACCCAGCTAGATTCCCAGTGCAGTGTGAGAGGTCCGCAGACCCCCACGTGAAAAGTCCCCCAACCACCATACTGATCCGACACCTCAGCAGCCATGAAGGCCAAAGAGGGGGCATCAAACCAAACAGTTCTGCGCCAAACCTCCAAACACAGGACAAGGATTCTGTTCCCACAAAGGACTCCTGGTCCCTCGCACGTCAGGAGAGTTTCACCAAAGACGGACCGACCGACTGCATCAAGAAACTTCCACACATTTCCAGTCACCCGTCCATCCGAGACATGGAACAGAGGAAGTTCATGGACATGGAGGCCTTTCTTCAGGAGACCAGATCTCCTGGCTCCGGGCAGAGCTCCAAGAGAGGTGGCTCGTCCAGCCATGTGGATGATTCGCTTTCTGGCGAGTCCGATGTGGACACGGCAAGCACTGTGAGCCAGGTCAGTAGTAAAAATGCGTCCGCCGGTTCAGCTTTGAAGAAACGCCCCAAAGCCAATGAGCAAAAACAAACGACGTCCTCAAGCCAGGAAAAGGGACGGAAGATCACCGCCCGTGAGCGACTTTCGGAGAAACGGCGAAACCAGACGGCGGTTAATGCTACCAGCAAAGCGGAAGCAGCAAAGCGCTTGCAGATGCGGCGCAGTTCCGGAAACCGTGGATCACTAGATCTGTCCGAGGGCCAGCAGGCTTCTGACCAGGAATTCCAAACATCTAATCGGAGTAAAAAGCTTGTCCACCAACCTCAGAAAGACGACCCCGGAAAGATGCCCAAATCATCAAATGTCCAGGTTCTTACTCGCTCCAACAGCCTCTCCGCGCCGCGTCCCACACGAGCATCGATGTTGCGTCGAGCACGCTTGGGAGAAGCCTCGGACAATGAAGGTACGGAGACGGACAGGGCCTCTCAAAGTTCTGACCATGCTGTTGCTGGACCTAAAGCATCCCAGGAGGTGAAAAAACTGTCCAGACTGGACATTTTGGCGCTTCCGAGGAAGAGGACGGGTTCTTTTACGGCTCCGAGCAACAATGAGACCTCCTCCATGAACCGGCCTAGTTTCTCCGGCCGGAGCACTGACGCCACTCTTGCCACCAGGAAGTCCTCAGCGGGCGACACCCGCCAGCCTTTGAGCAAAGTCGGCGTTCCAGGGAAGAACTCATCCAACCGTTCCAGTGGAACCAAGTACTCCAACAGTG gggTCCATTCCAATGTCTCCTCTTCATCTGACGAAGACTACAAGAGCAGCGCTACTTCCCAGAAAACTAAACGCTCCACGCAGACGCCTCGAAGCAGCAGGACAGCCCCCGGCCGCTCCAAGTCCGTCTCCCTGGAGACAGAAGAGGATGAGGACCGGAGCGACCCGTACCAGAACTGGTCCACTCACAGTGCAGAGATTGCCAA GCTCAGCCATGACCTGGCTAAAGACTTGGCCATTTTGGCCAAAGAAATCCACGACGTGGCCGGAGATGGAGACCCAAACGGCGCCTCCGGGGACCTGACGGCCGCTTCGCCCGGCTCACGTCCTGACACGTCAGCCATGTCTGCCAGGGAGGAGGTGGGACGCAACGTAACGTATCCAAAATTGACAGAATTCAAAATTCCCACATTCACATCTGTGTTGTCTTTCCAGCTGGTCCAAGTTATCCCGGACGCCGCTTTAAATTTTCCTAAGCTGCCAACGGGTTCCGCTTCTGTGCCGGAACTGGACGCAAACATGAACGAG GCCCCACAGAGTTTGAGTCCGCTGTCGCAACTGTCGCACGCCATCCGGGACAACACCGAGCAACTGGCCGCCAAAATCAA GGTGGTCTTCCACAACAAAGCGGATGTGTTGGAGGAGATGGACAAGAAGATGGATGCTGACAAGGAACTTCCCGTCCTAAAAGGCTCCAGTCAG GAGATCACATCCATCGTGACGGAACTCAGAAGAGTCCAAAGGCAGCTGGAAG TCATCAACTGGGTTGTGGATCCGGCCGGGAATCTCCAGTCCCGCGGTCAAATCCCTCGGACGAcatcaaaggaaaaaaaagctgccAGCAAACAAAATGGCGTCTCTCAGAAAGCAACACGTCACATGCCGTGA